In the genome of Desulfovibrio desulfuricans, one region contains:
- a CDS encoding NifB/NifX family molybdenum-iron cluster-binding protein — MSKTILAIPSQMPGGMDSGMGMHFGHCDIYTIVELEDGKVVAQSTLESIPHQQGGCMAPVQHLAAHGVTALLAGGMGMRPLMGFNQMGISVYFAGNQPTVGAAVQAFCQGKLIEFTPEHTCGGGH, encoded by the coding sequence ATGAGCAAGACTATTCTGGCGATTCCCTCGCAGATGCCCGGCGGCATGGATTCCGGCATGGGCATGCACTTTGGTCACTGCGACATTTACACCATTGTCGAGCTGGAAGACGGCAAGGTCGTAGCCCAGTCCACCCTCGAATCTATCCCGCACCAGCAGGGCGGCTGCATGGCCCCGGTGCAGCATCTGGCAGCGCACGGCGTTACTGCGCTGCTGGCGGGCGGTATGGGCATGCGCCCGCTCATGGGTTTTAACCAGATGGGCATAAGCGTGTATTTTGCGGGCAATCAACCCACTGTGGGCGCGGCCGTACAGGCCTTTTGCCAGGGCAAGCTGATAGAATTCACGCCCGAGCACACCTGCGGCGGCGGGCATTAG